In Rana temporaria chromosome 3, aRanTem1.1, whole genome shotgun sequence, a single window of DNA contains:
- the LOC120933784 gene encoding E3 ubiquitin/ISG15 ligase TRIM25-like — MASADLTAELECSVCLNIYTDPVTLRCGHNFCRVCIDRVLDTQEVSGGYSCPECREKFPDRPALHRNIKLRNIAETFLSAQPDPEESGVFCTYCVDSPVPAVRSCLHCEVSLCDKHLRVHKKSPEHILCDPTLSMESRKCSVHKKILEYYCTEDDTCVCKFCVTGEHRGHQMDMMDEASEKKKTTLRNVLQKHLTKREETEERVQSLQEHRRKVEEEAAGDTERVTVLFRDLRRRLEDLEKRALREISGRAERISISIRDLEIKKEELSRKMRHIEELCNMTDPLTVLQESDTGDLCDTEDGDNEDRERHEELLHDGGGLGVAGVLHTGLSDIITEVNVYFYLQGAADILLDGITAHNNLQISDDRKTVSRSDRNQNYPETPERFQYYAQVMSSQSFSSGRHYWEVDVGESDWWRVGMCYPSIERGGQQSLIGENKMSWGFNKRDDQYYVTHDSNKIPLPPNVSSNRVRIYLDYEAGRISFYDLCDPIRHLHTFTTTFTEPLHAGIRVKKGSIKICGGRQEM, encoded by the coding sequence ATGGCGTCTGCTGATCTGACAGCTGAGCTGGAATGTTCCgtctgtctgaacatttatacCGATCCTGTAACCCTGAGATGTGgtcacaacttctgccgggtctgtattgatcgtgtgctggatacacaggaggtgtctggaggatattcctgtcctgaatgcagaGAGAAGTTTCCGGATCGTCCTGCACTGCACAGGAACATAAAACTGCGTAACATAGCAGAGACTTTCCTGTCTGCTCAGCCAGATCCAGAGGAGTCCGGGGTCTTCTGTACTTACTGTGTGGactctcctgtacctgctgttagatcctgtctacactgtgaggtttctctgtgtgataaacacctgagagtccacaaaaagtccccagaacacatcttatgtgaccccaccttgtccatggagagcaggaaatgctccgtccataagaagatcctggagtattactgcactgaggatgACACCTGTGTCTGTAAGTTTTGTGTTACTGGAGAACATCGGGGACACCAGATGGATATGATGGATGAGGCTtctgagaagaagaagacgacactgaggaatgttctgcagaaacatctgacaaagagagaggagacggaggaaagagtccagagtctgcaggaacacaggaggaaagtagaagaagaagcagcTGGTGACACCGAGAGAGTCACTGTCCTGTTTAGAGATCTCAGGAGACGTCTGGAAGATCTAGAGAAGAGAGCCCTGAGGGAAATCTCCGGGAGGGCAGAGCGGATCTCCATCTCCATCCGGgatctggaaataaagaaggaggagctgtccaggaagatgcgtcacattgaggagctgtgtaacatgacggatccactgactgtcttacaggaatcagacacaggtgacttgtgtgatactgaggatggagataatgaggacagagagagacatgaggagctcctccatgatggagggggtctgggtgTGGCGGGGGTCTTACACACAGGTTTATCTGATATAATAACAGAGGTAAATGTATACTTTTATCTACAGggagctgcagacatattactggatggAATCACAGCTCATAATAATCTACAGATATCAGATGACAGGAAAACTGTATCCAGGTCAGATAGAAACCAGAATTACCCAGAAACACCAGAGAGATTTCAGTAttatgctcaggtgatgagcagtcagagtttctcctcagggagacattactgggaagtggatgtcgGGGAGTCAGATTGGTGGAGAGTCGggatgtgttaccccagtatagaGAGGGGAGGACAGCAGTCACTGATTGGAGAAAATAAGATGTCCTGGGGTTTCAACAAGAGAGATGATCAGTATTATGTGACACATGACAGTAACAAGATCCCCTTACCCCCCAATGtctccagtaacagagtcaggatatatctggattatgaggccgggaggatctccttttatgatctgtgtgacccgatccgacacctccacaccttcaccaccaccttcactgagcccctccatgctgggATACGTGTAAAGAAAGGTTCTATAAAAATATGTGGGGGGAGGCAGGAGATGTGA